A single genomic interval of Mycolicibacterium sp. MU0053 harbors:
- the gltX gene encoding glutamate--tRNA ligase yields the protein MTSSTSNVRVRFCPSPTGTPHVGLIRTALFNWAYARHTGGTFVFRIEDTDAARDNEESYQALLDALRWLGLDWDEGPEVGGPYGPYRQSQRREIYLDVIDRLLAAGEAYEAFSTAEEVEARHIAAGRSPKLGYDNFDRDLTAEQRAGYLAEGRKPVVRLRMPDADLTWHDLVRGETTYPAGSVPDFALTRGSGDPLYTLVNPVDDALMKISHVLRGEDLLPSTPRQLALYSALIRIGVAEETPQFGHLPPVLGEGNKKLSKRDPESNLFLHRERGFIPEGLLNYLALLGWSIADDRDIFSIEEMIAAFDVVDVNSNPARFDQKKADALNAEHLRLLDEDDFTARLRDYFTDHGHDTGLDDAGFGEAARLVQTRVVVLGDAWTLLKFFDERSYEIDPKAAGKELKAEAAPVLDAAVAALEDVGDWSTEAIEAALKASLIDELALKPRKAFGPVRVAVTGSLVSPPLFESLALLGRDRSLARLRAARAALPVSGG from the coding sequence ATGACGTCGTCCACTTCGAATGTGCGGGTCCGGTTCTGTCCGTCACCGACCGGCACGCCGCATGTCGGCCTGATCCGTACGGCGCTGTTCAACTGGGCCTACGCTCGGCACACCGGCGGCACGTTCGTGTTCCGCATCGAGGACACCGACGCCGCGCGCGACAACGAGGAGAGCTATCAGGCGCTGCTCGATGCGCTGCGTTGGTTGGGCCTGGACTGGGACGAGGGGCCCGAAGTGGGCGGACCCTACGGTCCGTACCGGCAGTCGCAGCGACGCGAGATCTACCTCGACGTGATCGACCGGTTGCTCGCGGCGGGGGAGGCCTACGAGGCGTTCTCCACCGCCGAGGAGGTCGAGGCCCGCCATATCGCGGCCGGCCGCAGCCCGAAACTCGGTTACGACAACTTCGACCGCGACCTCACCGCGGAGCAACGAGCGGGCTACCTGGCCGAGGGCCGCAAACCCGTTGTGCGCCTGCGGATGCCCGATGCCGACCTGACCTGGCACGATCTGGTCCGAGGTGAGACGACCTACCCGGCGGGCTCGGTGCCTGATTTCGCGTTGACTCGCGGCAGCGGGGATCCGTTGTACACCTTGGTCAATCCCGTCGACGACGCGTTGATGAAGATCAGCCACGTGCTGCGCGGCGAGGATCTGCTGCCGTCCACACCGCGGCAGTTGGCGTTGTATTCGGCCCTGATCCGGATCGGCGTTGCCGAGGAGACCCCGCAGTTCGGTCACCTGCCGCCGGTGCTCGGCGAGGGCAACAAGAAACTGTCCAAGCGCGATCCGGAGTCCAACCTGTTCCTGCACCGGGAGCGGGGCTTCATCCCCGAGGGCCTGCTGAATTATCTTGCGCTGCTGGGCTGGTCGATCGCCGATGACCGGGACATCTTCAGCATCGAGGAGATGATCGCGGCCTTCGACGTGGTCGACGTCAACTCGAATCCGGCCCGGTTCGATCAGAAGAAGGCCGACGCCCTCAACGCCGAACACCTCCGGCTGCTCGACGAGGACGACTTCACCGCTCGATTGCGCGACTACTTCACCGACCACGGCCACGACACCGGACTCGACGACGCCGGTTTCGGCGAGGCGGCGCGGTTGGTGCAGACCCGCGTGGTGGTGCTCGGCGACGCCTGGACGCTGCTGAAGTTCTTCGACGAGCGCTCCTATGAGATCGACCCGAAGGCCGCGGGCAAGGAACTCAAGGCCGAGGCCGCCCCGGTGCTCGACGCCGCGGTGGCGGCGCTCGAAGACGTGGGGGACTGGAGCACCGAGGCGATCGAGGCCGCGCTGAAGGCCAGCCTGATCGACGAGCTGGCGCTCAAGCCGCGGAAGGCCTTCGGTCCGGTCCGGGTGGCGGTCACCGGCTCGCTGGTGAGCCCGCCGCTGTTCGAATCGCTGGCGTTGTTGGGCCGCGACCGCAGTCTGGCCCGACTGCGGGCGGCGCGGGCGGCCCTGCCGGTCAGCGGCGGGTGA
- a CDS encoding APC family permease, producing MTAGPPPDAPVGLPRRLGLLDAVTIGLGAMLGAGIFVALASAAQAAGPALLLGLALAAIIAYCNAVSSARLAIRYPVSGGTYVYGRERLGEFWGYLAGWGFIVGKTASCAAIALTVGHYVWPGSPQAMAIAAVIVVTVVNYLGVQKSALATRVIVGVVLTVLAAVVVAVFTSGLAEAGRVAPGQDASVPGVLQSAALLFFAFAGYARIATLGEEVRDPVRVIPRAILIALSLTTLCYGAVAVAVLAILGPQRLAASAAPLVAAVTVAGVPVLVPVVALAAVIAAVGSLLALLLGVSRTVLAMARDRHLPPALAAVHPRFGVPHRAELAVGVVVAVLAATLDLRAAIGFSSFGVLVYYAIANASAFTLRDTEGRTRRLLPVFGMLGCLTLAFALPVSTILAGVAVFAVGAAAYVLRRGRR from the coding sequence ATGACCGCCGGCCCGCCCCCGGATGCCCCAGTTGGCTTGCCCCGCAGGCTCGGCCTCCTCGACGCCGTGACGATCGGCCTGGGGGCGATGCTGGGCGCCGGCATCTTCGTCGCGCTCGCGTCCGCCGCGCAGGCCGCCGGGCCCGCTTTGCTGCTCGGGTTGGCGCTCGCGGCGATCATCGCCTACTGCAATGCCGTGTCGTCGGCGCGGCTGGCGATCCGGTACCCGGTGTCCGGCGGCACCTACGTCTACGGCCGAGAGCGCCTCGGCGAGTTCTGGGGATACCTGGCCGGGTGGGGCTTCATCGTCGGCAAGACCGCGTCCTGCGCGGCGATCGCGTTGACCGTCGGGCACTACGTGTGGCCCGGGAGTCCGCAGGCGATGGCGATCGCGGCCGTGATCGTCGTCACCGTCGTCAACTATCTCGGCGTGCAGAAGTCGGCGTTGGCGACGCGGGTGATCGTCGGGGTGGTGCTGACGGTGCTCGCGGCCGTCGTGGTCGCGGTGTTCACCTCCGGTCTGGCCGAGGCCGGCCGCGTCGCCCCGGGGCAGGACGCGAGCGTTCCCGGGGTATTGCAGTCGGCCGCACTGTTGTTCTTCGCGTTCGCGGGGTACGCCCGCATCGCGACACTCGGCGAAGAGGTGCGCGATCCGGTCCGGGTCATCCCGCGCGCGATCCTGATCGCCCTGTCGTTGACCACACTCTGTTACGGCGCCGTCGCAGTGGCCGTATTGGCGATCCTCGGCCCCCAGCGGTTGGCCGCCTCGGCGGCCCCGTTGGTGGCGGCGGTGACGGTGGCCGGGGTGCCGGTCTTGGTGCCGGTGGTGGCGCTGGCCGCAGTGATCGCCGCGGTGGGCTCACTGCTGGCGCTGCTGCTCGGGGTGTCCCGCACCGTCCTGGCGATGGCGCGGGATCGGCATCTGCCCCCGGCCTTGGCGGCCGTGCACCCACGGTTCGGGGTGCCGCATCGCGCCGAGCTGGCGGTGGGGGTGGTGGTCGCGGTGCTCGCGGCCACCCTCGACCTGCGTGCCGCCATCGGCTTCTCGTCGTTCGGAGTGCTGGTGTATTACGCGATCGCCAACGCGTCGGCCTTCACGCTGCGCGACACCGAGGGGCGGACCCGCCGGTTGCTGCCGGTGTTCGGGATGCTGGGCTGTCTGACGCTGGCGTTCGCCCTGCCGGTCTCGACAATCCTGGCCGGTGTGGCGGTATTCGCAGTCGGCGCCGCCGCTTACGTGCTGCGCCGCGGTCGTCGTTAG
- a CDS encoding PPOX class F420-dependent oxidoreductase, with product MGTNQRSQIVMSEDEITEFVTTSRTGTLATIGADGQPHLVAMWYGIVDGEIWLETKIKSQKAVNLRRDPRFTFMIETGDTYDTLRGVSFEGTVEITDEPDTVFRVGVSVWERYTGPYTEDMRAGVDMMMNKRVAVRLITNRVRSWDHRKLGLPAMPMSGSTAPQA from the coding sequence ATGGGAACCAATCAGCGCTCGCAGATCGTGATGTCCGAGGACGAGATCACCGAATTCGTCACCACCAGTCGCACCGGAACGTTGGCCACCATCGGTGCCGACGGGCAACCCCACCTGGTGGCCATGTGGTATGGGATCGTCGACGGGGAAATCTGGCTGGAGACCAAGATCAAGTCGCAGAAGGCCGTCAACCTGCGGCGCGATCCCCGGTTCACCTTCATGATCGAGACCGGTGACACCTACGACACCCTGCGCGGCGTGTCGTTCGAGGGCACCGTAGAGATCACCGACGAGCCGGACACCGTCTTCCGCGTGGGCGTCAGCGTGTGGGAGCGCTACACGGGGCCGTACACCGAGGACATGCGGGCGGGCGTCGACATGATGATGAACAAGAGGGTGGCCGTGCGATTGATCACCAACCGGGTCCGTTCCTGGGATCACCGCAAGTTGGGCTTGCCCGCCATGCCGATGTCCGGATCCACCGCCCCGCAGGCCTGA